DNA from Bacteroidia bacterium:
AGTATTATCATCAGTTATATTTGCTTTGTTTGTAGCAAGTTGTTTGGGTCAGGTTTTGCGGCAAGCACCTTTTGTGGGGGCAGTTACGGAAAATCAGGCAAGGTTTTATGTGCGCACAAGTCAAGCTACTCCGGTAGTGTTGCTTCTTTCAACAGATTCGGCAGCTTTCTCAAATCCGATTACCGTCAATGGAGCTACCATAGCTGCTGACGACTCTTCCGGTATTTTATCCGTTACGGGGCTTTCTCCAAATACCCAATATTTTTATCGAATAAAAATTAACGGGACATTTGTGGGTAAAGTTCAATCATTTTGGACGTTTCCGGCACCGGGTACATCCGGCCATTTTACTTTTGCTTATGGTTCTTGCCAAAACGCTCCGGCTGGACCTGAACCTATTTTTCAGCAGGTCATAAAAGCGAATCCACGCTTTTTTGTTCAATCCGGAGATTGGGGATATCCAGATTCTACGGATAATATGCCCAATAACAACGATTTCTATGCAGCAGACTTTAATCGGGTGGTAGCAGCCTATCGAGCCCGCTACTCAGGGCCGGATATGGCCGAAATGCGGGAAAAAGTTCCCGTAGATTATGTTTATGATGACCATGACTTTGTAAACGATAATTCCAGTAAAAACTCATCTTCATACTATCAAGGGCCATACGTAGAAGTTGCTTATCCTTCGGGCACCCGCAGAAACGTTATTGATGCCTACACCCGATTTTTTCCCCATTATCCGCTGCCAGATACCTCACAGGGAATATACCACAGCTTTCGCTATGGAAATATTGAGTTATTTGTGATAGACAACCGTTCATCCAGAAGCCCTAACTTAGATGCCTTAAACCAATCAAGCAGCACATTTACTTTTTCACCCCCTCCCGGGCGCACTATGTTAGGTGATATTCAACTTAATTGGCTGAAAAATGCCCTAAGAACTTCCACTGCAACATGGAAATTTATCGTAGGTCAAGTTCCATTCAACAAAGGTTACCGCCGTTTGATAGATGCTTTATCTGGAAACACAACGGCGCAAATAATCGGAATTCCGGGGGTCGGCTCGGCTAAATCCTTACTTTCAGAATACATCGAAAAATGGTCAGGTTTTCCCCAAGAACAGGATTCTATATTGGCATTTATTACTCAAAACAACATTCAGAATGTCGTTTTCTTGTCCAGTGATGCCCATTCTTCGGCTATGGACGATGGCCGAAATGCCGGCTTAATCGAGATGATGGCCGGTAACTTACATCAAACTAACCTTCGAGAGCCGGCTATGTTTAGCACACTCGGTACAATTTTACGAACTGACTTAAATATCTGGAACGCCGGCGGGCAGGGAATCGGGAATAGTAATTTTAATGATGCCTACGGAAAAGTAGAAGTCTTTGGAGATGATTCACTAAGACTTTCGCTGATAGATGACCAAGGCGTAACTTTTGCCAAAATGACCGTTTGCCCCGGTGGCGTTTTATGCCAAGTTTCTCAAATCGAAAATCAAAAGCTGAATGAACAATTAGCTATATTTCCGAATCCGGCAACGAACAGCATCCGCATCTCATTAGGAGAGCAAAGTAGGGCAAACACTTCCAAAGGCGGAGAAATTATCATTTCTTCAGTAGTAGGCCAGCGAGTAAGAACCATTTATCTGGAACCCACTAAGAGTGATTATGATATTTCGATAGCTGATTTGCCGCCCGGCTTATACCTCGTTGAGTTAAACCAAGCTAACAAACTGTTTGCCCGTAGCTTTATCAAGCAGTAAATTACCGGCATATATCAATCAAAATCATCTCTTTCTTTCGGAACTCCGACATTCTATTTTTAATAAACATAAGAGGCTGTCTTTTTCGGGCAGCCTCTTGTGTTTATTAAATTAGACTTATATGAAATTAGGCTTATTTTCTATGAAATTTAAGTCTTTTTATTCAGACTTTGAATCTGTATTGGGATTTTTTCCTTCTAATTCGGCTAACTTACTTCTAAGCAGTTCGTTTTCTGCCTGCATCTTTTCAAGTTTTTGCTGAATTTCAGATAGCGTTTCATCTACTCCATAATAATTACAAATAGAAATATGCTCTACACGAATTTCTACCTTTTTTTTATGGGAAGATAAGTTGTTATTGAGAAAATCTTCAGGTAAAAAATCTGCCAAAGAGAGATTTAACTTTTGAACGATTTTTAACAGAAGTTCAAGGTCTATGCTTACTTCATTTCGCTCTAAACGCCCATAAGTAGAAGAAGATACACCAATGAAGTCGGCAAACTCTGCCTGACTCATTCGTGTATCTTCCCTACATTGATGTAACTTAGCACCCAATTTCACACAAACTAATTCATTATTGGTTGGAAAATAGGTGTGTATTTTGTTCGGATAATTTCCTCAAAAATTAAAGTACAGGCTTCCAACTCCACTCAGAGCAAGCATTCTGGGTTTGGACATCTGTAGCCACAGTGGGATAAGCTACATAACCACTTACTTGCTCTACTTTTAAGCTATTATTAACTCCGGCTGGGTGCACAAAAGATTTTGAACTATTTCCGCTAATGGTTCCTTGCAGCACACCATTCACATAAAACCGATAAGGATTACTCGAAGTGATAGTTACAGTAGTTTTTGCTGTAGCGTTTCTGGCACAATCTTGGGGATTTTTGAGGGTAAATGATTTATTCGCATAACGGGTGTCCGTTCCATTAGATACTGCTAATTTTACATTTACTTTTAGTTCCGGTAAATTTGCCGCTCCCGAATTACTTGGCCATTGAACATTAAACCCGGCATCCTTAGTAGTAGCTGAGTAAGGGGTAAAAGGATCATAAGCACTATTTTCAAAATTTAAAGTCCAATTGTAGCTGGTTGCACCCGTTGAGCTGTTTGTAAGCGTTAAAGCTAGGGGAGCAATACCGCTTGTTGTATTCATCCAAAAATCAGCAACTAACGGGCCT
Protein-coding regions in this window:
- a CDS encoding alkaline phosphatase D family protein, which produces MKKVLSSVIFALFVASCLGQVLRQAPFVGAVTENQARFYVRTSQATPVVLLLSTDSAAFSNPITVNGATIAADDSSGILSVTGLSPNTQYFYRIKINGTFVGKVQSFWTFPAPGTSGHFTFAYGSCQNAPAGPEPIFQQVIKANPRFFVQSGDWGYPDSTDNMPNNNDFYAADFNRVVAAYRARYSGPDMAEMREKVPVDYVYDDHDFVNDNSSKNSSSYYQGPYVEVAYPSGTRRNVIDAYTRFFPHYPLPDTSQGIYHSFRYGNIELFVIDNRSSRSPNLDALNQSSSTFTFSPPPGRTMLGDIQLNWLKNALRTSTATWKFIVGQVPFNKGYRRLIDALSGNTTAQIIGIPGVGSAKSLLSEYIEKWSGFPQEQDSILAFITQNNIQNVVFLSSDAHSSAMDDGRNAGLIEMMAGNLHQTNLREPAMFSTLGTILRTDLNIWNAGGQGIGNSNFNDAYGKVEVFGDDSLRLSLIDDQGVTFAKMTVCPGGVLCQVSQIENQKLNEQLAIFPNPATNSIRISLGEQSRANTSKGGEIIISSVVGQRVRTIYLEPTKSDYDISIADLPPGLYLVELNQANKLFARSFIKQ
- a CDS encoding helix-turn-helix transcriptional regulator, encoding MKLGAKLHQCREDTRMSQAEFADFIGVSSSTYGRLERNEVSIDLELLLKIVQKLNLSLADFLPEDFLNNNLSSHKKKVEIRVEHISICNYYGVDETLSEIQQKLEKMQAENELLRSKLAELEGKNPNTDSKSE